One Mucilaginibacter ginkgonis genomic region harbors:
- a CDS encoding phosphatidate cytidylyltransferase encodes MKRLPILLFAIAMMFFNGCAVAGGIFKGGVAIGVIGVVVVILVIIWLFSLFRGK; translated from the coding sequence ATGAAACGTTTACCTATACTTTTGTTCGCGATAGCCATGATGTTCTTTAATGGCTGCGCCGTTGCAGGCGGCATTTTTAAAGGCGGGGTAGCAATTGGCGTCATTGGCGTTGTGGTTGTTATCCTGGTCATCATCTGGCTGTTCTCTTTATTCAGAGGCAAATAA
- a CDS encoding PA2169 family four-helix-bundle protein produces MENTQATIETLNDLIKINNDRIEGYEKATNDLADGDTDLKDLFTSLIGESQQNKMALGTEIQALGADIDNTTSTSGSLHRTWLDIKAAFTGHSTKSVLEECEFGEDAIKKAYAKALEMEHLPAYIRDLLAEQKTAIDAAHDDVKALRDSYENA; encoded by the coding sequence ATGGAAAATACACAAGCAACCATCGAAACATTAAACGATCTGATCAAAATCAACAATGACCGTATAGAGGGTTATGAAAAAGCGACCAATGATCTTGCCGATGGTGACACGGATTTGAAAGATCTTTTTACCAGCCTTATCGGCGAGAGCCAGCAAAATAAAATGGCATTGGGTACAGAGATCCAGGCACTGGGTGCAGATATAGATAACACTACCAGCACCAGTGGTTCATTACACAGAACCTGGTTAGATATTAAAGCGGCATTTACCGGTCACAGTACCAAAAGCGTTTTAGAAGAATGCGAATTTGGTGAAGATGCTATTAAAAAAGCTTATGCAAAGGCTTTAGAGATGGAGCACCTACCGGCATATATCCGCGATCTGCTGGCCGAGCAAAAAACCGCTATCGATGCAGCGCATGATGATGTTAAAGCACTTCGTGACAGCTACGAAAACGCTTAA
- a CDS encoding RNA polymerase sigma factor → MSKVLKGSAPADSEVVLGILNNHDEVLEKLYLAYFPMIVQFIINNNGTTDDAKDIYQEAIIVLYNKIKSGDFELSSKLKTFIYSVCRRLWLKRLHQMSRFDGDVRDFQDFLPADDDLEKHDERDMQFKKMEGALSLLGEPCKTIIEDFYMNERSMQDICERFGYTNADNAKTQKYKCLQRLKKLFFEHK, encoded by the coding sequence GTGAGTAAGGTGTTAAAAGGTTCAGCTCCAGCAGATAGTGAAGTAGTACTCGGCATTCTCAACAACCACGATGAGGTTTTAGAGAAACTGTATTTGGCTTATTTCCCGATGATAGTTCAGTTTATCATCAATAATAATGGCACTACAGATGACGCCAAGGATATATATCAGGAAGCGATCATCGTTCTTTACAATAAAATAAAAAGCGGCGATTTTGAGCTTAGCAGTAAGCTAAAAACGTTTATATATTCCGTGTGTCGACGCTTGTGGCTTAAGCGGTTGCACCAGATGAGCAGGTTTGACGGTGATGTCCGCGATTTTCAGGACTTTTTACCGGCCGATGATGATCTGGAAAAGCACGATGAGCGCGACATGCAATTCAAGAAAATGGAAGGCGCACTTTCATTGCTCGGCGAACCATGTAAAACCATCATTGAGGATTTTTACATGAACGAGCGGTCTATGCAGGATATCTGCGAACGTTTTGGCTATACAAATGCAGATAATGCCAAAACGCAAAAATACAAGTGTTTGCAAAGGCTTAAAAAGTTGTTTTTTGAGCATAAATGA
- a CDS encoding S1 family peptidase, whose protein sequence is MTNRNLQDDIERYLRGEMNADERAAFELLRKDNEEVKAAFAEHKQFVGLMKQVKERRELETRLNAIHTAIDVDALEEEYTERPPFIVQLWRNHHSKISVAASVAIFAMLATLFFTGYFRSANSNYTQLRMQVENYKRSTEKLNRSTNALLNDIKTGKKYEPARFGGTGFAITSTGYLVTNFHVVNDADAVYVQNAAGETFHARVIYTEPQYDVAVLRIDDSTFHNQTPLPYAFKKAESSLGEDVSTLGYPGNVLTFGSGYLSSANGFHDDSTAYQVSIPVNPGNSGGPLLDGKGNVIGLISGKRSLMEGEAFAVKSQFLLKAIKNIPADSLTQKISFNSKSSLTGLNRVQQIKKMQNYVYLVKVYN, encoded by the coding sequence ATGACGAACAGAAATTTACAGGACGATATAGAGCGCTATCTCCGCGGCGAAATGAACGCGGATGAGCGGGCTGCCTTTGAGTTGTTACGAAAAGACAACGAAGAAGTTAAGGCTGCCTTTGCCGAGCATAAGCAATTTGTGGGCTTGATGAAGCAGGTTAAAGAGCGCCGCGAACTTGAGACTCGTCTTAACGCGATCCATACCGCAATTGACGTTGATGCCTTAGAAGAAGAGTACACAGAACGCCCGCCGTTCATTGTTCAGCTTTGGCGTAACCACCACTCAAAAATATCTGTAGCGGCATCAGTAGCTATATTTGCCATGCTGGCTACGCTGTTCTTTACTGGATACTTCCGCAGTGCCAATTCAAATTACACGCAGTTACGCATGCAGGTAGAAAACTATAAGCGCTCGACAGAAAAGTTGAACCGTTCTACTAATGCCTTGTTGAACGATATAAAAACAGGCAAAAAATATGAGCCTGCACGCTTTGGCGGTACCGGCTTCGCAATAACATCTACAGGTTATTTAGTTACCAATTTCCATGTGGTGAATGACGCGGACGCGGTTTATGTACAAAATGCTGCCGGCGAAACATTTCATGCACGTGTGATCTATACAGAGCCGCAGTATGACGTAGCTGTGCTACGAATTGACGATTCGACCTTCCACAACCAGACACCATTGCCTTATGCTTTTAAAAAGGCAGAAAGTTCTTTAGGCGAAGATGTGAGTACTTTAGGCTATCCGGGTAATGTATTGACATTCGGGTCGGGTTATTTATCATCTGCAAATGGGTTCCACGATGACAGTACTGCCTACCAGGTATCTATCCCGGTTAATCCGGGTAACAGCGGCGGACCGCTTTTAGATGGAAAGGGCAATGTTATCGGGCTGATAAGCGGTAAACGCAGTTTAATGGAAGGTGAAGCATTTGCTGTGAAATCACAATTTTTATTAAAAGCAATAAAAAACATCCCTGCTGATTCATTGACGCAGAAAATATCCTTCAACAGCAAAAGCTCATTGACTGGGTTGAACCGCGTTCAGCAGATCAAAAAGATGCAGAACTATGTATACCTGGTTAAGGTTTATAATTAA
- a CDS encoding NADH-quinone oxidoreductase subunit D — translation MVLNMGPQHPSTHGVLRLELITDGEIVKEAIPHMGYLHRCFEKHAESLTYQQTIPFTDRMDYLASMNNSHAWVMGVERMLGIDNDIPKRVEYIRVLVCELNRISSHLIALGTYGIDIGAFTPFLWCFRDREHITSMLEWASGSRLLYNYIWIGGLFYDLPVGFEERCLEFVTYFKPKLKELNQLLTDNQIFISRTANVGVLPIDVAINYGCSGPVLRGSGVKWDLRRIDNYSAYPELEFDIPVGKGEMGSVGDCWDRYKVRVDEITESLKMIEQCSNRLLTDLKRTPDFDPRAKLPRKIIPKAQEYYMRAESPRGELGFYFVADGKTEIPQRVKSRGPSFNNLSVISELSKGVMIADLIAILGSIDIVLGEVDR, via the coding sequence ATGGTGCTCAATATGGGGCCACAGCATCCGTCAACTCATGGCGTTTTGCGGCTGGAATTGATAACGGACGGTGAAATAGTAAAGGAAGCCATTCCTCACATGGGTTACCTTCATCGTTGTTTTGAAAAGCATGCCGAGTCCTTAACTTATCAGCAAACCATTCCGTTTACAGACCGAATGGATTACCTGGCTTCCATGAACAACAGCCATGCCTGGGTGATGGGGGTAGAGCGTATGCTGGGTATAGACAATGACATCCCCAAACGGGTGGAATATATCCGCGTTTTGGTTTGCGAGTTGAACCGCATCAGTTCACATCTTATAGCTTTAGGGACTTATGGAATAGACATTGGCGCTTTTACACCGTTCCTTTGGTGTTTCCGCGACCGGGAACATATTACAAGTATGCTGGAATGGGCATCGGGCTCAAGGCTGCTGTACAATTATATATGGATTGGCGGGTTATTTTACGATTTGCCGGTAGGTTTTGAAGAACGGTGCCTGGAGTTTGTAACCTACTTTAAACCGAAGCTAAAAGAACTTAACCAGTTGCTCACGGATAATCAGATATTCATTAGCCGCACGGCAAACGTTGGCGTGCTGCCAATTGATGTTGCCATTAATTATGGCTGCAGCGGCCCTGTTTTGCGTGGTAGCGGAGTGAAATGGGATTTGCGCAGGATAGATAACTATTCCGCCTACCCCGAGTTGGAATTTGACATCCCTGTAGGTAAAGGTGAAATGGGATCTGTTGGTGACTGCTGGGACCGCTATAAAGTTCGCGTAGATGAGATCACCGAGTCGCTTAAGATGATCGAGCAGTGTAGTAACCGTTTGCTTACGGATTTGAAACGCACACCGGATTTCGATCCCCGCGCAAAACTTCCCCGCAAGATCATACCCAAAGCGCAGGAGTATTACATGCGCGCAGAGAGCCCGCGCGGAGAGCTGGGGTTCTATTTTGTAGCCGATGGGAAAACTGAAATACCACAGCGTGTGAAATCCCGCGGGCCGAGTTTTAATAATTTATCGGTAATATCTGAGCTGTCTAAGGGTGTAATGATCGCCGACCTGATTGCTATCCTTGGTTCTATTGATATAGTGCTGGGAGAGGTGGATAGGTGA
- a CDS encoding NADH-quinone oxidoreductase subunit C produces MTVDEIKALLIAKVGEGVVIAEETPGLQSVLTIQPDKIVDVMRELRDNPLTYFDFLACLSGIDHGPEIGKFSVVYNLTSIPYQTQLTLKVMKDHTDRSFENLPVFLSVNEVYRTADWHEREAYDLVGIYFEGHPDLRRILLPDDWEGFPLRKDYKNAEYYKGIKID; encoded by the coding sequence ATGACAGTCGACGAGATCAAGGCTTTATTGATTGCCAAGGTAGGTGAAGGGGTGGTAATTGCGGAGGAAACGCCAGGCTTGCAATCTGTTTTGACCATTCAGCCGGATAAGATAGTTGATGTGATGCGCGAACTACGCGATAACCCATTGACCTATTTTGATTTTTTAGCGTGTTTAAGCGGGATCGATCATGGCCCAGAGATAGGCAAATTTAGTGTGGTTTATAATCTAACGTCAATTCCATATCAAACGCAATTGACTTTAAAAGTAATGAAGGATCACACCGACCGCAGCTTTGAAAATCTGCCGGTGTTTTTAAGCGTCAATGAAGTTTACCGTACTGCCGATTGGCATGAGCGAGAGGCCTATGATCTGGTAGGGATTTACTTTGAAGGCCACCCCGATTTGAGACGAATATTGTTGCCTGATGATTGGGAAGGTTTTCCGTTACGAAAGGATTATAAAAATGCAGAGTATTACAAAGGGATAAAGATCGATTAA
- the pdxH gene encoding pyridoxamine 5'-phosphate oxidase translates to MEQKDIENLRQDYKTATLSEQDVKSDPFIQFDSWFNNAMAAEMYEPNAMTLATATSDGRPSARIVLLKGYNKNGFMFYTNYLSRKGRELAKNPLAAITFWWGPLERQIRIEGTIEKLSKQQSEEYFHSRPVKSQLGAVVSPQSQEIDGRDLLEKRMDQLTAEYEGKEVPKPAHWGGYILKPTMFEFWQGRRSRLHDRIVFKKADKNNWKIVRLAP, encoded by the coding sequence ATGGAGCAAAAAGATATAGAAAACCTGCGGCAAGATTATAAGACAGCTACCCTGTCTGAACAAGACGTTAAATCAGATCCGTTTATCCAGTTCGACAGCTGGTTTAACAACGCTATGGCGGCCGAAATGTACGAGCCAAATGCCATGACCTTAGCTACAGCAACATCAGATGGCCGGCCTTCGGCTCGTATTGTTTTGCTTAAGGGCTACAACAAGAATGGCTTTATGTTTTATACCAACTACCTGAGCCGTAAGGGCCGCGAGTTGGCAAAAAATCCTTTGGCAGCTATCACTTTTTGGTGGGGACCACTGGAGAGGCAGATACGTATTGAGGGGACCATCGAGAAATTAAGTAAGCAGCAATCGGAAGAATATTTTCACTCCAGGCCGGTTAAAAGCCAATTGGGTGCTGTGGTTTCGCCGCAGAGCCAGGAAATCGATGGACGCGACTTATTGGAGAAAAGGATGGATCAGCTAACCGCTGAGTACGAAGGTAAGGAAGTGCCAAAACCAGCTCACTGGGGTGGCTACATTTTGAAACCAACCATGTTTGAGTTTTGGCAAGGCCGCCGCAGCCGCCTGCATGACAGGATAGTTTTCAAGAAAGCAGACAAAAATAACTGGAAGATTGTAAGGCTTGCCCCATGA
- a CDS encoding YqgE/AlgH family protein: protein MLSNVVAAPGRLLISEPFMMDPNFKRSVVLLTEHTEDGSVGFVLNQQSVYLLSDVLPNVSYSDLPVFIGGPVGTDTLHFIHCVPEKISGGIEIATGIFWGGDFEHVKDLVSTYQVTEDEIKFFAGYSGWSGGQLEYEINENAWIVASKFDTDTLFKSDDQELWKEVIISLGQRYAHIVNFPENPMLN, encoded by the coding sequence ATGCTTAGTAATGTGGTGGCTGCGCCCGGCCGTTTATTGATTTCAGAACCATTTATGATGGACCCCAACTTTAAACGCTCGGTTGTATTATTGACTGAGCATACCGAGGATGGATCTGTAGGGTTTGTGCTTAACCAGCAAAGCGTGTATTTATTAAGCGATGTGTTGCCTAACGTTTCTTATTCTGACCTGCCTGTTTTTATTGGCGGACCGGTTGGCACAGATACGCTGCACTTTATACATTGTGTGCCGGAAAAGATAAGTGGTGGTATAGAAATAGCAACGGGTATATTTTGGGGCGGCGATTTTGAACATGTAAAAGATCTGGTGAGCACCTACCAGGTAACCGAAGATGAGATCAAGTTTTTTGCGGGTTATTCCGGTTGGAGCGGCGGGCAACTGGAATACGAGATTAATGAAAATGCCTGGATAGTTGCCAGCAAATTTGATACAGACACCTTGTTTAAAAGTGATGACCAGGAACTATGGAAGGAAGTGATCATTAGCCTTGGGCAGCGCTACGCGCACATTGTAAACTTCCCTGAAAACCCGATGTTAAACTAA
- the purE gene encoding 5-(carboxyamino)imidazole ribonucleotide mutase, translating to MSEAKVGIIMGSKSDLNIMQDAADILKDLGVNHEITVVSAHRTPDRMFDYARTAESRGLKVIIAGAGGAAHLPGMVASLTHLPVIGVPVKSSNSIDGWDSVLSILQMPNGIPVATVALNAAKNAGILAAQIIAIADEAVTQNLKIYKEDLKSKVEESAKEMKDIGYPSKY from the coding sequence ATGAGCGAAGCAAAAGTTGGAATTATAATGGGCAGCAAAAGCGACCTGAACATTATGCAGGATGCAGCCGACATCTTAAAAGACCTTGGCGTAAATCACGAAATAACAGTTGTATCTGCGCACCGCACTCCCGACCGTATGTTTGACTATGCCCGCACAGCCGAAAGCCGGGGCCTAAAAGTGATAATCGCCGGCGCAGGCGGCGCAGCCCACCTGCCGGGTATGGTTGCATCATTAACCCATTTGCCTGTAATTGGTGTGCCTGTAAAGTCGAGTAATTCCATTGACGGCTGGGACTCTGTGCTGTCTATCCTGCAAATGCCTAACGGAATTCCTGTAGCTACCGTGGCATTAAACGCTGCTAAAAACGCAGGTATATTGGCCGCGCAGATCATTGCCATAGCAGACGAAGCCGTAACTCAGAATTTGAAGATCTATAAGGAAGATTTGAAATCAAAGGTTGAAGAATCTGCAAAAGAGATGAAAGATATTGGGTATCCAAGCAAGTATTAG
- a CDS encoding STM3941 family protein, translated as MLLVSVFVIPSAWMIITNRYNDIPWINWFCICFFGLGYPFALFNLFDRRPQIIINETGIFDRTAYNDFVNWNTIDHAYWITIHKQPFVCLIIKEEYKDLIKGSPRMKKVNEAMGFQEINISLGSVSNVDQQKLTALIINLANAKPMDRSRMLAGYTLNTPK; from the coding sequence ATGCTGTTAGTCTCGGTGTTTGTAATCCCATCCGCTTGGATGATAATCACTAATCGGTATAATGACATTCCCTGGATTAATTGGTTTTGCATTTGTTTTTTCGGGTTGGGATATCCGTTCGCGTTGTTTAACCTGTTTGACCGCCGTCCGCAGATCATCATTAATGAAACGGGCATTTTCGACCGTACTGCCTATAACGATTTTGTGAACTGGAACACCATTGACCATGCTTACTGGATCACAATACATAAACAGCCTTTTGTTTGCCTCATCATAAAAGAAGAATATAAGGACCTGATAAAAGGCAGCCCCCGCATGAAAAAGGTAAATGAGGCTATGGGCTTCCAGGAGATAAACATTAGTTTGGGCAGTGTGAGCAATGTAGACCAGCAAAAACTTACGGCCTTAATTATTAATTTAGCCAACGCGAAGCCGATGGACAGAAGCCGGATGCTTGCAGGCTACACCTTAAATACACCAAAATGA
- a CDS encoding 5-(carboxyamino)imidazole ribonucleotide synthase: MKAFYGDLKLGILGGGQLGRMLIQQAINYNVTVKVLDPDREAPCRKLCDEFTVGSLQDFDTVYKFGKTVDLITIEIEKVNVDALEKLEREGVTVYPQPRVIRLIQDKGLQKQFFKENDIPTAEFQSITNVADLKHAHIKFPYIQKLRRDGYDGKGVYKVIDETYLDKAFTHPSIIEEWIDFEKEIAVIVARNDDGEIKAFPMVEMEFNPEANLVEFLISPSTLPFELHQQAEEIAKDIAGKLKIVGLLAVEMFLDKHGRILVNELAPRPHNSGHQTIEGNVVSQFEQHLRAIFNQPLGDTDCLNNAVMINLLGEAGHEGPAVYQGIEKALKREGVYIHLYGKALTKPFRKMGHITVVDADRAKAIEKARYVQDILKVVS, translated from the coding sequence ATGAAAGCATTTTACGGCGATCTTAAATTGGGCATATTAGGCGGCGGTCAGCTGGGCCGGATGCTTATACAGCAAGCGATAAACTACAATGTAACCGTAAAGGTGCTTGACCCGGACAGGGAAGCTCCCTGCCGCAAACTATGCGACGAGTTTACCGTGGGGTCTTTGCAGGATTTTGATACCGTTTATAAATTCGGCAAAACTGTCGACCTCATCACCATTGAAATTGAAAAGGTAAATGTAGACGCGCTTGAGAAATTGGAACGTGAGGGGGTAACAGTTTATCCGCAACCGCGTGTCATTCGCCTGATACAGGATAAAGGCCTGCAAAAGCAATTCTTCAAGGAAAACGACATCCCAACGGCAGAGTTTCAATCAATAACTAATGTTGCCGATTTGAAGCACGCGCATATTAAGTTCCCATATATTCAAAAGCTTCGCCGGGACGGATATGATGGTAAAGGCGTTTATAAGGTGATAGATGAGACTTACCTTGACAAAGCCTTTACACATCCGAGCATCATTGAAGAGTGGATTGATTTTGAGAAAGAGATAGCAGTTATAGTCGCACGCAACGATGATGGCGAGATAAAGGCTTTCCCGATGGTAGAGATGGAATTTAACCCGGAAGCTAATTTGGTAGAATTTCTGATATCGCCGTCGACACTGCCATTTGAACTGCATCAGCAGGCTGAAGAAATTGCAAAAGATATTGCAGGCAAACTTAAAATTGTGGGTTTACTGGCAGTGGAAATGTTTTTAGATAAACATGGCAGGATATTGGTTAACGAACTGGCTCCGCGTCCGCATAATAGCGGGCACCAAACTATAGAGGGTAATGTGGTTTCGCAATTCGAGCAGCATTTGCGGGCAATTTTTAATCAGCCCTTGGGCGACACTGACTGCCTGAACAATGCCGTAATGATTAACTTGCTTGGCGAAGCCGGACACGAAGGCCCCGCTGTGTACCAGGGCATCGAAAAAGCGTTAAAACGGGAAGGTGTTTACATACACCTGTATGGCAAAGCGCTTACTAAACCCTTTCGTAAAATGGGACATATAACCGTTGTCGACGCGGACCGTGCAAAAGCTATTGAAAAAGCGCGTTACGTGCAGGATATTTTGAAGGTGGTGAGTTAA
- a CDS encoding Glu/Leu/Phe/Val family dehydrogenase yields the protein MATNLNVVYGDTHFFGDVCKNFDYAAQFTQHDAGLLDQIKSCNSVYRFRFPIRKGNGFEVIDAWRVEHSHHQSPTKGGIRYSDMVNEDEVMALAALMTYKCAIVNVPFGGAKGGIKINPKNYTVQELENITRRYTVELIKKNFIGPSTDVPAPDYGSGEREMGWIADTYSTMNPGQLDSLGAVTGKPLSLHGIAGRREATGRGVAMAVRECVSVAEDMQAIGLTAGINGKRVIVQGLGNVGFYSAKFLAEYGATIVGLCEYEGAIYNENGLDVDAVFQHRKETGSILGYPGAKEFKNSGEGLEQPCDILVPAALENQITVENVGRLQTKIIAEGANGPTSPEAEAIFYKNGGIIIPDMYANAGGVTVSYFEWLKNLSHVAFGRMNRRFEENANKNLVNMVEGITGVALTDVQRNAIVKGATELELVNSGLEDTMIRSYHEIRSIYKGNSKIDTMRTAALVGSINKIAISYQNLGVWP from the coding sequence ATGGCTACAAATCTTAATGTTGTATACGGAGACACGCATTTTTTTGGAGATGTGTGCAAAAACTTCGACTATGCAGCACAGTTTACCCAGCATGATGCCGGCCTGTTAGACCAGATAAAATCATGTAACAGCGTTTATCGTTTCCGTTTTCCTATACGTAAAGGCAATGGTTTCGAGGTGATAGACGCCTGGAGGGTAGAACACTCGCACCACCAGTCGCCAACTAAAGGCGGTATCCGCTACAGCGATATGGTTAACGAGGACGAAGTAATGGCGCTTGCCGCCTTGATGACTTATAAATGTGCTATCGTAAACGTTCCATTTGGCGGCGCTAAAGGTGGTATCAAGATCAACCCCAAGAATTATACAGTACAAGAGTTAGAGAACATAACCCGCCGCTATACGGTGGAATTGATCAAGAAAAACTTTATTGGCCCAAGTACAGACGTTCCGGCCCCTGATTATGGATCAGGCGAGCGCGAAATGGGCTGGATTGCAGATACTTATTCAACAATGAACCCTGGTCAGCTGGATTCACTAGGTGCAGTAACCGGTAAACCACTTTCATTGCACGGTATTGCGGGCCGCCGAGAGGCTACCGGCCGGGGCGTGGCAATGGCCGTGCGCGAGTGTGTAAGTGTTGCAGAAGATATGCAAGCCATCGGTTTAACTGCCGGTATCAATGGCAAACGTGTGATTGTGCAGGGCCTTGGTAATGTAGGCTTTTATTCTGCTAAATTTTTGGCAGAATATGGTGCTACCATTGTTGGCCTTTGCGAATACGAAGGCGCCATCTACAATGAAAACGGACTTGATGTTGACGCCGTTTTCCAGCACCGTAAAGAAACCGGCTCTATCTTAGGTTATCCTGGTGCCAAAGAATTCAAAAATTCAGGCGAAGGTTTGGAGCAGCCATGCGATATTTTGGTGCCTGCTGCTTTGGAAAATCAAATTACGGTTGAGAACGTTGGCCGTTTGCAAACCAAAATAATTGCAGAGGGTGCTAACGGACCAACCAGTCCCGAAGCTGAAGCGATATTCTATAAAAACGGTGGTATCATCATCCCTGATATGTACGCCAATGCCGGCGGTGTTACCGTTTCTTATTTCGAATGGTTAAAGAACCTTTCGCACGTAGCGTTTGGGCGTATGAACCGCCGCTTCGAAGAAAATGCCAACAAAAATTTGGTAAACATGGTAGAAGGTATTACTGGTGTGGCATTAACAGATGTACAACGCAATGCCATTGTGAAAGGCGCTACCGAATTAGAACTGGTTAACTCTGGCTTAGAAGATACCATGATCCGCTCTTACCACGAGATCCGCAGTATTTACAAAGGCAATTCTAAGATAGATACTATGCGTACTGCCGCTTTGGTAGGTTCTATAAACAAGATCGCGATATCATACCAAAACCTTGGTGTTTGGCCGTGA
- a CDS encoding CcmD family protein — MKKLFTLIILLAAYMPVFAQQQVEMADTMRSNGYIYVVVGTIAIVFVGLAIYLFMMDSRLKKLEKRG, encoded by the coding sequence ATGAAGAAATTATTCACCCTTATCATTTTGCTTGCAGCGTACATGCCCGTTTTTGCGCAGCAACAGGTAGAAATGGCCGATACTATGCGCAGCAACGGTTACATATACGTGGTTGTTGGCACTATCGCGATTGTATTTGTAGGGCTTGCCATTTACTTATTCATGATGGACAGCCGCTTAAAAAAACTTGAAAAACGCGGTTAG
- the ccsA gene encoding cytochrome c biogenesis protein CcsA gives MKFIYQTWWKVLTVLIIFYTLFAGLLLGVPRLPIMHETIRNVYFHVPMWMAMFTVFTISVIYSIKYLSTQKPEYDLIAVECANTGIFFFIIGLVTGMLWAKYTWGEFWSNDPKQNSAAIAFLLYCAYLVLRNSIDEEQKRAKISAVYNIFAFPVMIVLIMVLPRMTDSLHPGNGGNPAFGKLDLDNRMRIVLYPAFIGWSLLAVWVATLRYRMSAIEYKKNNID, from the coding sequence ATGAAGTTTATATACCAAACCTGGTGGAAAGTACTTACCGTACTGATCATTTTTTATACCCTCTTCGCGGGTTTGCTGTTGGGCGTACCAAGGCTGCCTATAATGCACGAGACCATTCGCAATGTTTACTTTCATGTGCCCATGTGGATGGCCATGTTCACGGTGTTCACCATCTCGGTTATTTACAGCATTAAATATCTTTCAACTCAAAAGCCGGAGTATGATCTTATCGCTGTTGAATGCGCGAATACGGGCATATTCTTTTTTATTATTGGGTTGGTTACCGGCATGCTTTGGGCCAAGTATACCTGGGGCGAATTTTGGAGCAATGACCCTAAACAAAACAGCGCGGCCATTGCTTTCTTACTGTACTGTGCTTACCTGGTGCTTAGAAATTCTATTGATGAAGAGCAAAAGCGCGCCAAGATATCGGCAGTATACAACATTTTTGCCTTCCCGGTAATGATAGTACTTATTATGGTATTGCCCCGCATGACGGATTCTTTGCACCCCGGTAATGGCGGTAACCCTGCATTTGGCAAGCTTGACTTAGACAACCGTATGCGTATTGTACTTTATCCGGCATTTATAGGATGGAGCCTTTTAGCAGTATGGGTAGCAACTTTGCGATACCGCATGAGCGCAATTGAATACAAAAAAAACAACATCGACTAA